The following are encoded together in the Terriglobia bacterium genome:
- a CDS encoding four helix bundle protein: MSGTYEDLKVWQRAMELVYSVYELTQRFPKNEQYGLTSQIRRAAVSVPSNIAEGKGRLTNKDTVVFLCHARGSLFEVNTQLLIAKHLGYIAAGEAESTQSLSAEVGRLLNGLISFAATA; encoded by the coding sequence ATGAGTGGCACTTATGAGGACCTGAAGGTGTGGCAAAGGGCAATGGAGCTCGTGTACTCCGTATATGAACTCACACAGCGCTTTCCAAAGAATGAACAGTACGGGTTGACGTCGCAAATTCGACGCGCTGCTGTGTCCGTGCCCAGCAATATCGCGGAAGGCAAAGGGCGTCTGACGAATAAAGATACAGTCGTGTTCCTTTGCCATGCGCGCGGGTCGCTGTTTGAAGTGAACACGCAGCTGTTGATAGCAAAACACCTGGGGTACATTGCCGCCGGCGAAGCGGAGAGTACCCAAAGCTTATCGGCCGAGGTTGGGCGCCTCCTAAACGGGCTCATCTCGTTCGCCGCCACAGCCTAA
- a CDS encoding ABC transporter permease: MNRLVFANLVHRPIRTLISVVAIAVEVTLILVIVGLSIGMLNDARERQAGIGADVIVQPPGSSFLAGVTGAPVSVKVAGVIAKLPHVAAVSPVVMQMSTSGTVEVIYGIDLQSFEALGGPFHYLSGGPFTGPDTVLVDNYFAEANHVTAGDTISILNHEVKVAGVVEQGRGARKILPIETLQTWVGAQGKASVFYLKLDDPKNAALVVSEIKSVPGMQTYKALTMRDYLSLFTAGNLPGLKIFIEVVIGVAVVIGFIVIFQSMYTAIMERTREIGILKSLGASKLYIVNTVLRETILLAMAGTALGIGVSYAVSHAILAKFPTLRVVIQSSWVGYAAMIAMAGAILGALYPSYKAAQKDPIDALAYE, translated from the coding sequence ATGAACCGATTGGTGTTTGCCAACCTGGTGCACCGGCCGATCCGGACGCTGATCAGCGTGGTCGCGATCGCGGTGGAGGTCACCCTGATCCTGGTGATCGTCGGGCTGTCCATCGGCATGCTGAACGACGCCAGGGAGCGGCAGGCGGGAATTGGGGCGGACGTGATCGTGCAGCCGCCGGGGTCGTCGTTCCTGGCCGGAGTGACGGGAGCGCCGGTGTCGGTGAAGGTTGCGGGAGTGATTGCCAAGCTGCCGCACGTCGCCGCGGTGAGCCCGGTGGTGATGCAGATGAGCACGTCGGGAACCGTCGAGGTGATCTACGGGATTGATCTGCAGAGCTTCGAGGCGTTGGGCGGCCCGTTCCATTACCTTTCCGGTGGCCCCTTCACCGGGCCTGACACGGTGCTGGTGGACAACTACTTCGCCGAGGCCAACCACGTGACGGCCGGCGACACGATTTCCATACTCAATCACGAGGTGAAGGTCGCGGGCGTTGTGGAGCAGGGCCGGGGCGCGCGCAAAATTCTCCCCATCGAGACACTGCAGACCTGGGTCGGCGCGCAGGGCAAGGCCTCGGTGTTCTACCTGAAGCTCGATGATCCGAAGAATGCGGCGCTGGTGGTGAGCGAAATCAAAAGCGTTCCCGGCATGCAGACCTACAAAGCGCTGACCATGCGCGACTACCTGTCGCTGTTCACCGCCGGGAACCTGCCGGGATTGAAAATCTTCATCGAGGTGGTGATTGGAGTCGCGGTGGTGATCGGTTTCATCGTCATTTTCCAGTCCATGTACACGGCGATCATGGAGCGCACGCGCGAGATCGGGATTTTGAAGTCGCTGGGAGCGTCGAAGCTGTACATCGTGAACACGGTGCTGCGGGAAACCATCCTGCTGGCCATGGCGGGCACGGCCTTGGGCATTGGAGTGAGCTACGCGGTGAGCCACGCGATCCTGGCAAAATTCCCCACGCTGCGGGTGGTGATCCAGAGCAGTTGGGTGGGGTATGCCGCCATGATCGCCATGGCGGGCGCGATCCTGGGCGCGCTGTATCCGTCGTACAAGGCGGCGCAGAAGGACCCGATTGATGCGCTGGCGTATGAATAG